In the genome of Hyphomonas sp. Mor2, one region contains:
- a CDS encoding sodium-dependent transporter gives MVGVSQSGESTMWSSKATFILATIGFSVGLGNIWRFPYLAGESGGGAFVIIYLACVALIGIPIIVAELMIGRRGGMTPGMTMSKLAKEAGRSRFWGIAGLVAIITAFLIVSYYCVIGGWTLHYVFLSASEGWSGVDSAQSQTTFEHLLSDPVLLIFWQLVFLSIVALITVRGLNGGIEKAVSLLMPALFVLLISLAIYGLIVGDAARGLAFLFEPDWTQVTGETFLNAIGQAFFSVGVGMAAMMTYGAYLPKKVNIAETSFIVAFADSAVAIIAGLAVFPFVFANGLSPTEGPGLVFVTLPTAFGDLTGGGVASIAFFALLAVAAITSAIALFEVLAACGEEHGISRLKTAVGAAGVLWAVGLLTVFSLNHWAAFHPLSFLPGFEEATVFDSIDRITATIGLPLGGFLISIFAGHVLSARIVADELGVSSEGVIFRIWRFLLRWPLPAAIALLLIMGVQG, from the coding sequence ATGGTCGGAGTAAGTCAAAGCGGTGAGTCGACGATGTGGTCATCAAAAGCCACCTTCATTCTCGCAACGATCGGTTTCTCGGTTGGTCTCGGAAATATTTGGCGTTTTCCATATCTCGCTGGCGAGAGTGGCGGCGGTGCCTTCGTCATTATTTACCTCGCATGCGTGGCTTTGATTGGGATTCCGATAATCGTCGCGGAGTTGATGATCGGAAGACGTGGCGGAATGACGCCTGGGATGACCATGTCCAAACTTGCGAAAGAAGCGGGTCGCTCGAGATTTTGGGGCATTGCCGGCCTAGTTGCGATCATAACCGCTTTTCTAATAGTGAGCTATTATTGCGTGATTGGAGGCTGGACCCTTCACTATGTCTTTTTGAGCGCATCAGAAGGGTGGAGCGGGGTTGATAGTGCACAGTCACAAACAACTTTTGAGCACCTTCTATCCGATCCTGTTCTGCTGATTTTTTGGCAATTGGTTTTTTTGTCTATTGTTGCATTGATCACTGTGCGAGGACTGAACGGCGGCATTGAAAAAGCGGTCAGCCTTTTGATGCCGGCTTTGTTTGTCTTGCTGATCAGTCTTGCGATTTATGGCCTGATCGTCGGCGATGCCGCACGCGGGCTTGCTTTCCTGTTCGAACCGGATTGGACGCAAGTGACGGGAGAAACGTTTCTGAACGCGATTGGACAAGCGTTCTTTTCAGTTGGGGTGGGTATGGCCGCAATGATGACTTATGGCGCATATCTTCCAAAGAAAGTGAACATCGCTGAAACATCTTTTATCGTAGCGTTTGCAGATTCAGCGGTTGCTATCATCGCTGGATTGGCGGTGTTTCCATTTGTGTTCGCAAATGGGCTTTCTCCCACGGAAGGACCTGGTTTGGTCTTCGTGACATTGCCGACTGCTTTTGGCGATTTAACAGGAGGCGGAGTTGCAAGCATTGCTTTCTTCGCACTGCTTGCAGTGGCAGCGATCACCTCGGCGATTGCTTTGTTCGAGGTCCTGGCCGCGTGTGGGGAAGAGCACGGCATCAGTCGATTAAAGACTGCTGTGGGGGCTGCCGGAGTGCTTTGGGCGGTCGGATTGCTCACCGTATTCTCTCTCAATCACTGGGCCGCATTCCACCCTTTATCTTTCCTTCCCGGTTTTGAAGAAGCGACAGTCTTTGACTCGATCGACCGAATAACGGCGACCATCGGACTGCCTCTCGGTGGGTTCCTGATTTCAATATTCGCGGGACACGTGTTATCGGCGCGAATCGTAGCCGATGAATTGGGCGTATCCAGCGAAGGCGTCATATTTCGGATTTGGCGGTTTCTTCTACGCTGGCCTCTGCCCGCCGCAATAGCTCTTTTGCTCATAATGGGTGTCCAGGGCTAG
- the folD gene encoding bifunctional methylenetetrahydrofolate dehydrogenase/methenyltetrahydrofolate cyclohydrolase FolD — protein sequence MSATRISGAETSRQIRERLSKAVRKLPAQPTLAVILVGDDPASAVYVKSKVRKTEEIGMRSVQRVLPANCAQTELEATISAQNEDPNIDGILLQLPLPAGLDSSSAIECIDPNKDVDGLTEVSAGRLSLGKAGLRPCTPSGCVILAKQALGEDLSGLNVTVVGRSILVGKPAAQLFTAENCTVTLAHSRTRDLGQVCHTADILVAAIGKPEFVKSNWIKPGACVIDVGINRVPAPERGSGKTKLVGDVDFDPACAVAGSITPVPGGVGPMTIACLLQNTVIAACRRRGWPMPDGGME from the coding sequence ATGTCAGCCACTCGAATCTCGGGAGCCGAGACCTCAAGACAAATTCGCGAACGATTGAGTAAGGCGGTGCGGAAATTACCGGCGCAACCGACCTTAGCGGTCATCTTGGTCGGCGACGATCCCGCATCAGCTGTGTATGTCAAAAGCAAGGTGCGAAAAACTGAGGAAATAGGAATGCGCTCAGTGCAGCGAGTGCTACCAGCCAATTGCGCACAAACCGAGCTTGAAGCTACGATTTCTGCGCAAAATGAGGATCCGAACATTGACGGTATCCTGCTTCAACTTCCATTGCCTGCTGGGTTAGACTCAAGCTCTGCAATCGAGTGTATAGATCCCAACAAAGATGTAGATGGGCTGACTGAGGTGAGCGCCGGTCGATTGAGTTTGGGGAAAGCCGGGTTGCGGCCTTGTACGCCGAGTGGTTGCGTCATACTCGCCAAACAAGCGCTCGGAGAAGATCTATCTGGATTGAACGTAACTGTGGTCGGGCGATCTATATTGGTCGGCAAGCCTGCCGCACAATTGTTCACGGCAGAGAATTGTACCGTGACGCTCGCGCACTCTCGCACGCGAGATTTAGGTCAGGTGTGTCACACAGCTGATATTTTGGTCGCCGCGATAGGTAAACCCGAGTTCGTTAAATCGAATTGGATAAAACCTGGAGCTTGCGTCATCGATGTGGGGATTAATCGTGTTCCGGCACCCGAGCGTGGTTCCGGGAAAACGAAGCTTGTTGGTGATGTCGACTTTGACCCGGCGTGTGCTGTCGCCGGGTCAATAACGCCTGTTCCAGGAGGGGTGGGCCCCATGACGATTGCCTGTTTGCTTCAAAATACCGTCATTGCCGCATGTCGGCGGCGAGGTTGGCCGATGCCAGACGGGGGTATGGAGTGA
- a CDS encoding sarcosine oxidase subunit delta, translated as MLKINCPYCGERAEVEFRCGGESHIQRPGPHNEVDERAWAEYLFYRDNPKGIHFERWVHQFGCGRWFNVARDTVTHEIKATYPMTDPRPDLDGEKS; from the coding sequence GTGCTGAAGATAAATTGCCCATATTGCGGTGAACGCGCCGAAGTGGAGTTTAGATGTGGCGGTGAGAGCCACATTCAACGGCCGGGGCCTCATAACGAAGTCGATGAGCGCGCCTGGGCGGAGTATTTGTTTTATCGGGACAATCCAAAAGGCATTCACTTTGAGCGCTGGGTCCATCAATTTGGATGTGGTCGTTGGTTTAACGTCGCGCGTGACACGGTAACTCATGAAATCAAGGCGACGTATCCGATGACTGATCCGCGTCCAGACTTGGATGGAGAAAAGTCATGA
- a CDS encoding sarcosine oxidase subunit alpha family protein, protein MTGFRLETGGLIDRSSPVRFTFEGQKYTGFAGDSLASALMANGVSTIGRSFKYHRPRGILAAGLEEPNAIMQVGEGAHVLPNLKATGVELYDGLMAEPVNAWPSLKFDLLGVNALFKRFLPAGFYYKTFMWPDWHLFEPAIRRAAGLGVSPKDTDPDQYDKRYAECDLLIVGGGPAGLMAALTAGDAGQKVILVEQDALWGGSLIWSDATIDGLPGKKWVEQATQKLAELPNVQTMTRTMAFGYYDHNLIGMLERRTDHLPVREREGPRQRFWKVRAHKVIVATGAIERPLVFPNNDRPGVMLASAALTFVARFGVSPGRRMVVGTNNDTAYQTALRLIEAGLKIVAIVDARSDPNPKLADAVRKLGVELITSACISNVRGRSRVKAAEVHVLDPEGKALQGTGLDFDCDTILMSGGWSPVVHLFSQSGGKLTFDEEQQAFVPRESHQDVVCIGSAAGEFSLAKTLSSAALVTKEQGSGPVAVPATLEDEAGTIRPLWQADLSKIGKSNKKAWLDFQNDVTSSDVKLAIQESFKSVEHVKRYTTLGMASDQGKTSNVNGIGVMEQALGKPMSEVGTTKFRPPYDPITIGAFAGRRVGDNLMPMRLLPAQVSHRELGAQFEDYGWKRAAFYARNGETEKQAVTREVLAVRNGLGLFDASPLGKIEVFGPDAGEFLSRIYINNMKTLKPGRCRYGLMLDENGIVFDDGVLACLAENHYLVGTTSGHASVIAGQLEEWLQCEWLDLDVVTQDVTTSWAVMNINGAASRTVLESFETDIDFSKDSFPHMRFRSGTLQGVPCRVQRVSFSGELSYEVSVPSRYGKALWDAFMEAGKPYGIAPFGVEALMVLRTEKGYLHVGSDTDGMTMPQDLGFGRLIEKKAMDFVGRRSIMRPEGLRDDRRTLVGLEVLDNGDALTVGAHIVAEGAKPPTPSQGWVTTSVYSPSLNRPIALALVEKGQARMGETVKVWDLGQTRPARIVQMGGYDPESERLNG, encoded by the coding sequence ATGACTGGTTTTCGATTAGAAACCGGCGGATTGATTGATCGCTCCTCGCCAGTCAGATTTACATTTGAAGGGCAAAAATACACTGGATTTGCTGGCGACAGCCTCGCTTCGGCGCTGATGGCCAACGGCGTAAGTACGATTGGGCGCAGCTTTAAGTATCATCGACCACGTGGAATACTCGCCGCAGGATTGGAAGAACCCAATGCAATCATGCAAGTCGGCGAAGGTGCTCACGTTTTACCCAACCTAAAAGCCACCGGTGTAGAGCTATATGATGGGTTGATGGCGGAACCGGTAAATGCTTGGCCAAGCCTAAAATTTGATTTGCTGGGCGTTAACGCACTGTTCAAACGGTTTCTACCAGCCGGGTTTTACTACAAGACTTTTATGTGGCCGGATTGGCATCTTTTTGAGCCCGCCATCCGCCGTGCCGCAGGGCTCGGTGTGAGCCCGAAAGACACCGATCCTGATCAATACGATAAGCGCTATGCCGAATGCGATCTGCTGATTGTTGGTGGCGGTCCAGCGGGCCTAATGGCCGCACTTACCGCTGGCGATGCAGGCCAAAAAGTCATTCTAGTTGAGCAAGATGCCCTATGGGGCGGTTCACTGATTTGGTCCGATGCCACGATTGATGGTTTGCCAGGCAAGAAGTGGGTGGAACAAGCCACCCAGAAGCTTGCCGAGCTGCCGAATGTCCAAACCATGACCCGAACAATGGCGTTCGGTTACTATGATCATAATCTGATCGGAATGCTCGAGCGCCGCACGGATCACTTGCCGGTTCGCGAACGTGAAGGACCGAGGCAGCGTTTTTGGAAGGTGCGCGCACATAAGGTCATCGTTGCCACCGGGGCAATAGAGCGTCCACTTGTCTTTCCCAACAATGATAGACCGGGGGTGATGCTTGCAAGCGCCGCCCTGACATTTGTTGCGCGATTTGGAGTGTCGCCAGGGCGACGTATGGTGGTTGGGACCAACAATGATACCGCATATCAAACCGCGCTGAGATTGATCGAGGCAGGGCTGAAAATTGTGGCGATTGTGGACGCACGCTCCGATCCAAATCCCAAGCTCGCTGACGCTGTTCGCAAGTTAGGTGTGGAACTCATCACTTCGGCTTGTATCAGCAACGTTCGCGGGCGTTCACGCGTGAAGGCGGCTGAAGTGCATGTACTGGATCCAGAAGGAAAGGCCCTTCAGGGGACTGGATTAGACTTCGACTGTGATACGATACTCATGTCTGGTGGATGGTCGCCAGTTGTGCACTTGTTTTCGCAGTCTGGCGGTAAGCTAACGTTTGACGAGGAACAGCAAGCTTTCGTCCCGCGAGAGAGTCATCAGGACGTCGTCTGTATAGGAAGTGCTGCAGGTGAGTTTTCTTTAGCGAAGACGTTATCGAGTGCGGCTCTGGTGACTAAGGAGCAAGGAAGTGGGCCGGTCGCAGTCCCGGCGACACTAGAGGATGAGGCCGGCACAATCCGACCGCTTTGGCAAGCCGATTTGAGCAAGATAGGGAAATCCAACAAAAAAGCTTGGTTGGACTTTCAAAACGATGTGACGTCCAGCGACGTGAAGCTCGCCATCCAAGAGAGCTTTAAGTCCGTCGAGCATGTGAAGCGCTACACCACTTTGGGTATGGCTTCAGATCAAGGCAAAACTTCGAATGTCAACGGTATCGGTGTCATGGAGCAGGCGCTAGGCAAACCGATGAGTGAAGTCGGGACGACCAAGTTTCGCCCGCCTTATGACCCCATCACGATCGGCGCTTTCGCAGGGCGGCGTGTCGGCGATAATCTCATGCCAATGCGTCTGCTTCCAGCACAAGTCAGCCACAGAGAGTTGGGGGCGCAGTTTGAGGACTATGGATGGAAGCGCGCGGCTTTTTATGCCCGAAATGGCGAAACTGAAAAGCAAGCGGTCACGCGCGAGGTTCTGGCGGTTCGTAATGGCTTGGGACTGTTCGATGCGTCCCCGCTCGGAAAAATTGAAGTTTTTGGCCCCGATGCCGGCGAGTTTCTTTCCCGAATTTATATCAATAATATGAAAACGCTGAAACCGGGACGCTGTCGGTATGGACTGATGCTCGATGAAAACGGAATTGTGTTTGATGACGGTGTTCTCGCTTGCTTAGCCGAGAACCATTATTTGGTCGGAACAACAAGTGGTCACGCGAGCGTAATCGCAGGTCAACTTGAAGAATGGTTGCAGTGCGAATGGCTTGACCTCGATGTCGTAACACAAGACGTTACAACCTCTTGGGCTGTAATGAACATAAACGGTGCCGCGTCTCGGACTGTGCTGGAGTCCTTTGAAACGGATATTGATTTTTCAAAAGATAGCTTCCCGCACATGCGCTTTAGATCAGGTACGCTGCAAGGTGTGCCGTGCCGAGTTCAACGCGTCAGTTTCTCAGGCGAACTATCATATGAAGTTTCGGTGCCCTCGCGTTATGGAAAGGCGCTTTGGGATGCCTTTATGGAGGCAGGAAAGCCTTATGGAATCGCTCCATTCGGGGTTGAGGCCTTAATGGTGCTGCGAACCGAAAAAGGTTATCTGCATGTTGGCTCCGATACCGATGGAATGACCATGCCGCAAGATCTAGGCTTTGGTCGTTTGATCGAGAAGAAGGCTATGGACTTTGTTGGAAGACGTTCGATCATGCGTCCAGAGGGACTGCGAGATGATCGTCGAACCCTCGTTGGCTTGGAGGTGCTCGACAATGGTGATGCCCTAACGGTTGGCGCCCACATTGTTGCCGAAGGCGCAAAGCCTCCGACACCAAGTCAAGGTTGGGTCACGACGAGCGTATACTCGCCCAGCTTGAATCGACCAATTGCATTAGCTTTGGTGGAAAAAGGGCAGGCAAGAATGGGAGAAACAGTGAAAGTTTGGGATCTCGGCCAAACTCGCCCGGCGCGAATAGTTCAGATGGGGGGGTATGACCCAGAAAGCGAGCGTCTAAATGGATAG
- a CDS encoding molybdenum cofactor guanylyltransferase has translation MNQSDQINFSCIVLAGGAARRFGAPKGLSRLGDETMLLRIVRRVREQTTGEILINADQYGPYADQGLPILSDRLFAGAGPLAGIGSAMRYAMTIGHRYVFTVPIDTPFLPSDLFTELVKVKPPVVASSRGRLHPTCGLWCVDWMERLHEYLGQGQRSVRGWVDVCRAEFCEFDAQGSIDPFFNVNTKAQLDLARKAIEANPSGADGRY, from the coding sequence GTGAATCAAAGCGATCAAATAAATTTCTCTTGCATTGTCCTGGCCGGAGGCGCTGCGCGCAGATTTGGAGCTCCAAAGGGACTCAGTCGCTTGGGTGATGAAACGATGCTTCTACGCATTGTTAGACGCGTGAGGGAGCAAACGACTGGAGAAATTTTGATCAATGCTGATCAATATGGCCCCTATGCCGATCAAGGGTTACCTATCCTGAGCGATCGTTTGTTTGCAGGGGCAGGACCATTGGCTGGCATTGGATCGGCGATGCGCTATGCAATGACTATAGGGCATCGGTATGTCTTTACTGTACCTATCGACACTCCATTTTTGCCCAGCGACTTGTTTACAGAATTGGTCAAAGTCAAGCCGCCTGTCGTTGCTTCAAGTCGCGGGCGCTTACACCCAACCTGTGGGCTTTGGTGTGTTGATTGGATGGAGCGACTGCATGAGTACTTGGGGCAGGGGCAAAGGTCAGTTCGAGGATGGGTCGATGTTTGCCGCGCCGAATTTTGCGAATTTGACGCGCAAGGGTCGATAGACCCGTTCTTTAACGTAAACACCAAAGCGCAACTGGATTTGGCGAGAAAGGCCATCGAGGCAAACCCCAGTGGCGCTGATGGGCGGTACTAA
- a CDS encoding sarcosine oxidase subunit beta family protein, which produces MFDKKAGAASQDRDEDEIIEATSLSGRYSAGRLLREGLRNHRGWKPTWKDADPKSTYDVVIVGGGGHGLATAYYLAKEHGITNVAVLEKAWIGGGNTGRNTTVIRSNYFFEESTAFYDFSLKLYENLSNELNYNIMFSQRGMWVLAHDRHGVEMLRRSVNAMLLNGADAEFHEGAEVRRRVPILNDNPRFPVLAGLTQPRAGTARHDAVAWAYARAADKLGVDIVQNCEVTGFDIQGGRVNSVKTSRGEIKTKKVALAVAGHTSVLAQMAGFRLPISSYALQAFVSEPVKPVLDTVVLSPATGVYLSQSDKGELVIGSGLDHYLSYAQRGNLPVMEHTAAGIVEMFPQFSRMRFLRQWAGIVDIMHDSTPVVGHSPVDGLYLNCGWGTGGFKAVPAGGYCYAHTIAKDEPHPLVAPFNLERFETGALIDEASASGIAH; this is translated from the coding sequence GTGTTTGATAAAAAAGCTGGAGCTGCCAGCCAAGACCGCGATGAAGACGAAATTATAGAGGCTACGAGTTTGAGTGGGCGATATTCTGCAGGAAGACTGCTGAGAGAGGGGCTTCGCAATCACAGAGGCTGGAAGCCAACCTGGAAGGATGCTGATCCGAAATCAACTTACGATGTTGTGATTGTCGGCGGCGGTGGCCACGGTCTTGCGACGGCATACTATCTCGCCAAAGAGCACGGTATCACGAATGTCGCGGTGCTCGAAAAGGCATGGATCGGTGGGGGCAACACAGGACGAAACACAACGGTCATCCGATCAAATTACTTTTTCGAAGAATCAACCGCTTTCTACGATTTCTCACTCAAGTTGTATGAAAACCTCTCCAACGAACTGAATTACAATATCATGTTTTCACAGCGCGGCATGTGGGTGCTCGCTCATGACCGACACGGTGTGGAAATGTTGCGTCGCTCTGTCAACGCGATGCTACTTAACGGAGCAGACGCGGAATTTCACGAGGGGGCCGAAGTCAGGCGCAGGGTTCCAATTTTAAATGACAACCCAAGATTTCCGGTTTTGGCTGGATTAACTCAGCCCCGGGCGGGTACTGCACGACACGATGCTGTGGCATGGGCCTACGCTCGAGCCGCAGACAAATTAGGCGTGGATATCGTGCAGAACTGTGAGGTGACTGGGTTTGATATCCAAGGTGGACGCGTCAATAGCGTGAAGACTTCTCGCGGCGAGATCAAAACCAAAAAGGTTGCGTTGGCCGTCGCCGGACACACCTCAGTGCTCGCACAAATGGCCGGATTTCGACTGCCTATTTCATCTTATGCTTTGCAAGCGTTCGTTTCAGAGCCAGTCAAACCGGTTCTGGATACGGTCGTGCTATCCCCAGCGACAGGCGTTTATTTGAGCCAGTCTGACAAGGGAGAACTCGTCATTGGCAGCGGACTGGATCATTATCTTTCCTACGCCCAGCGAGGCAACTTGCCAGTCATGGAGCACACAGCGGCGGGCATTGTAGAGATGTTTCCACAATTTTCTCGCATGCGATTCTTAAGGCAATGGGCCGGCATCGTCGACATTATGCATGATTCCACGCCGGTTGTCGGGCATTCCCCGGTTGATGGACTTTACTTGAACTGCGGATGGGGAACAGGCGGTTTCAAAGCGGTGCCAGCTGGTGGTTACTGCTATGCTCACACAATTGCCAAAGATGAACCTCACCCCCTCGTTGCACCATTTAATCTGGAACGCTTTGAAACAGGCGCGCTGATTGATGAAGCCTCAGCCTCTGGCATAGCGCATTAG
- the purU gene encoding formyltetrahydrofolate deformylase, with protein MADDEKSDFVLRLRCPDRPGILAALAPTLHQAGCDIRESGIYGDPETKKFFVRMVLRNTAKSFNELRQALGPTADAVSEAWGLRPATEKPAILIAVSKFDHCLRDIVHKWKIGALPIEIVGVVSNHPDLREFVEWSGLEYHYLPITRETKPEQEARFAEIIDRSGADLTVLARYMQILSDEFAAKLSGKCINIHHSFLPSFKGAKPYHQAHIRGVKLIGATAHYVTADLDEGPIIEQDVRRVSHATTARQMIEIGREVEASVLSRAIKWNSEGRVFLNGARTVVI; from the coding sequence ATGGCCGATGATGAAAAGTCCGATTTTGTTTTAAGGCTGCGCTGTCCCGACCGCCCAGGAATTTTGGCGGCGCTTGCTCCGACATTGCACCAGGCTGGTTGCGATATCAGAGAGTCTGGCATTTATGGTGATCCTGAAACCAAAAAATTCTTCGTTCGCATGGTGTTGCGCAATACCGCCAAGTCATTCAACGAATTACGGCAAGCACTCGGCCCAACGGCTGACGCAGTATCAGAGGCTTGGGGGTTGCGACCCGCAACAGAAAAGCCGGCCATACTGATCGCCGTATCAAAGTTTGATCACTGTCTGAGAGATATCGTTCACAAATGGAAAATTGGCGCACTGCCAATCGAGATTGTTGGCGTTGTCTCTAACCACCCTGACCTTAGAGAGTTCGTCGAATGGTCGGGACTTGAATATCATTATCTTCCGATTACCCGTGAGACCAAGCCTGAACAAGAAGCGCGGTTTGCGGAAATCATTGATCGAAGCGGTGCAGATTTGACGGTTCTCGCGCGATATATGCAAATTTTATCGGACGAGTTTGCAGCCAAGCTCAGTGGCAAGTGTATTAATATTCATCATTCATTTTTGCCAAGTTTCAAAGGGGCCAAACCCTACCACCAAGCACATATCAGGGGTGTGAAACTTATCGGTGCGACCGCGCACTATGTGACGGCTGATTTGGATGAAGGGCCTATTATCGAACAAGATGTACGCCGGGTCTCGCACGCGACGACTGCACGCCAAATGATCGAGATCGGTAGGGAAGTGGAAGCGTCAGTACTATCTCGCGCAATCAAGTGGAACTCAGAAGGCCGTGTGTTTCTGAACGGAGCCAGAACGGTGGTCATTTAG
- a CDS encoding FdhF/YdeP family oxidoreductase, translating into MATQPIGGGSKKILYTLNTVRRIGLLNSAKALTAKNACKACALGMGGQMGGMTNELGEFPSVCNKSVQAQSTDIQPPIPTEVFEHSLSEFRELSPRELENLGRLNTPIYKPSEASKFFPIGWDEAIKMAATRLADTKPDRSFFYSSGRSSNEAGFLFQLIARLYGTNNVTNCSYYCHQATSVALGSTIGTGTATVELADIGQCDTILVIGANPSSNHPRFIHQLKKCRDRGGQVIVINPAKEPGLVKFAIPKSPKSLLAGGSDIASVYVQPNIGGDIALFKGIAKSIIARDRVNQKFVNGYTQGWGSFAEDIVSTGWNEICGHSGLQRQEIEEVAERIARSELAIFAWGMGMTHHTHGVENIEMIANIALMCGMIGKPGAGLLPLRGHSNVQGVGTIGVKPVLAEDVIKKIESWLEVELPDGEGMDTMASMQAASRNEIDTAVIMGGNLYAANPNSQWAARALDQIDFKLFLTTTLNQGHIMGGDRGETLILPVCARDEEWEPTTQESMFNFVRLSDGGISRLTNVRPETKVLADIASQLLTDTSIEFEAFARHQNLRNAIAEVVPGMEELADIEIAKKEFHIANRILHEPQFYTPSGKAQFRVCAIPKQSGKKRSFALSTLRSEGQFNSIIYEIADSYRRVPERWAILMNKEDMRRLKLKAGEKANVTSDQGEMRGVTVYEFDVPAGNILAYYPEGNILTGTEVDPRSRTPAFKNTRVDIEPARQAVWA; encoded by the coding sequence ATGGCGACACAACCTATTGGTGGCGGGTCAAAGAAAATTCTCTACACGCTAAATACCGTGAGGCGCATTGGACTATTGAACTCCGCAAAAGCGCTCACAGCGAAAAACGCTTGTAAAGCGTGCGCGCTCGGAATGGGCGGGCAGATGGGCGGGATGACAAACGAACTCGGGGAGTTTCCATCAGTCTGCAATAAAAGCGTTCAGGCTCAATCGACCGATATTCAACCGCCCATCCCGACCGAAGTTTTCGAGCATTCCTTGAGTGAATTTCGCGAATTGTCACCGCGCGAACTGGAGAATTTGGGGCGTCTCAACACGCCCATATATAAGCCGTCCGAAGCTTCCAAATTTTTTCCAATCGGGTGGGATGAGGCCATCAAGATGGCCGCGACCCGACTGGCTGATACAAAACCCGACCGAAGCTTCTTTTATTCGTCAGGCCGCTCTTCAAATGAAGCGGGATTTTTGTTCCAACTGATTGCCCGACTATACGGTACAAACAATGTCACCAATTGCTCTTACTACTGTCATCAAGCCACGAGTGTGGCTCTGGGATCAACAATAGGAACAGGAACAGCGACTGTCGAGCTCGCGGACATTGGGCAGTGCGACACGATACTCGTCATTGGCGCCAACCCTTCATCAAATCATCCAAGGTTCATTCATCAACTCAAAAAATGCCGCGATCGAGGTGGCCAGGTTATCGTGATCAACCCTGCGAAAGAACCCGGATTGGTGAAGTTCGCGATTCCTAAGAGCCCAAAATCACTTCTCGCCGGCGGTAGTGATATTGCGTCCGTCTACGTTCAGCCAAATATCGGTGGCGACATTGCGCTCTTCAAAGGCATCGCGAAGTCGATCATTGCACGGGATCGCGTGAATCAGAAATTTGTGAATGGCTACACCCAAGGGTGGGGGAGTTTTGCAGAAGATATCGTTTCGACAGGTTGGAATGAAATCTGCGGGCACAGCGGGCTCCAGCGCCAGGAGATTGAGGAAGTTGCGGAGCGAATTGCACGCTCAGAGTTGGCAATATTCGCCTGGGGAATGGGGATGACCCATCATACTCATGGCGTCGAGAATATAGAAATGATCGCAAACATCGCTTTAATGTGCGGCATGATAGGTAAACCCGGTGCAGGATTGCTGCCGCTTCGGGGGCATTCGAATGTGCAGGGCGTGGGCACGATTGGCGTGAAGCCGGTGCTCGCAGAGGACGTTATCAAAAAAATTGAATCCTGGCTGGAAGTCGAGCTTCCTGACGGCGAAGGCATGGACACGATGGCATCAATGCAAGCCGCGTCCCGCAATGAAATTGATACAGCCGTCATAATGGGCGGCAATCTGTATGCGGCAAACCCAAACTCTCAATGGGCCGCTCGCGCCTTGGATCAAATTGACTTTAAACTGTTTTTGACAACGACGCTCAACCAAGGCCACATTATGGGGGGTGACCGAGGAGAAACGCTTATTCTTCCCGTGTGTGCGCGCGATGAAGAATGGGAGCCGACAACCCAAGAGTCGATGTTTAACTTTGTCAGACTGAGTGATGGTGGAATATCACGACTGACGAATGTTCGCCCAGAAACCAAGGTGCTCGCTGATATTGCAAGCCAATTGCTCACTGACACTTCGATTGAGTTTGAGGCGTTTGCCAGGCATCAAAACCTGCGCAATGCGATCGCAGAAGTGGTCCCCGGTATGGAAGAGCTTGCCGACATCGAAATCGCAAAAAAAGAGTTTCATATCGCGAACCGGATTCTTCACGAGCCACAGTTTTACACACCCTCGGGCAAGGCCCAGTTTCGAGTTTGCGCGATCCCAAAACAGTCAGGCAAAAAACGGTCCTTTGCATTGTCCACACTCAGAAGTGAAGGCCAATTCAATTCGATCATTTATGAGATTGCAGATAGTTATCGGCGAGTACCTGAGCGCTGGGCCATACTCATGAATAAGGAGGATATGCGCCGTCTCAAACTTAAAGCGGGAGAAAAAGCAAATGTGACCTCTGATCAGGGTGAGATGCGCGGCGTGACGGTTTATGAGTTCGATGTTCCAGCGGGAAATATTTTGGCCTATTACCCAGAAGGTAATATCCTCACCGGAACGGAAGTAGATCCTCGCAGCCGTACACCAGCCTTTAAGAACACGCGCGTGGACATTGAGCCAGCACGCCAGGCTGTTTGGGCGTGA